The DNA region CCTTACGAAACAGAAGTATTGGGGTCAGGAGGCATCGAACACCTTTCACGGGCGTGACATCTTTGCGCCGGTGGCTGCGCATCTGAGCTCCGGTGTGGACCTCGAACAACTCGGGGAACCGGTAGAGGAGTTGGTAACCTACCGATGGGCCGAACCCATCGCCGATAAGGACGGTCTGCAGGGGTGGGTTATACATATCGATAAATTCGGCAACCTGATAACGAACTTGTCGGCATCACTTATCAAGGAGGTCATCGGTGATAAAAGTGTGAAAATCTATGTTGGCAATACCATATTGGATGAGATAGTAAACACTTTTGGATCAGTGCTGGAAGGGGAGCCTGCCGCTTTTATTGGCAGTTCTGGAATGCTTGAAATAGGTATCAATAAGGGTGATGCACGGGAAATGCTGGGTGTGCAAAAGGGTGCCCAGATTTCGCTGGTTCTCCAGAAATAAACGCGTTTACTGTAACACCTTACCCTGAGATGCGTATTATCTTTACAAAGCGCTTATGTTGGTAATTAACACAGTGATTCAGCATTCTACCGAAGTAAAATCTTCGGCTTAGATTAAAATAGAACATTTCGAATATGTCCCTAGAATTTCGATCCCCAGAATACGAGCAGGCTTCCATTTCCATTCCAAAAGAAGTCACACAGATGGATAAGCCTTTTAACGGCACTGTTTGTTCGAATAAGGGAGATGAGTATGTCATTAAAAATAACATTATTGATTTCCTCGGCGAGGATCCCTTATCAATGACATGGGCGCAGAGCTCCAACCATTGGA from Halalkalibaculum roseum includes:
- a CDS encoding SAM hydrolase/SAM-dependent halogenase family protein, whose product is MPKIITLTTDFGLQDYYVSAMKAVMLGIAPDARFVDISHEIPSQDIMAGSWVLKNSAMLFPPNTVHVVVVDPGVGTDRDAIALQIDDQYFVGPDNGIFSILTEQKDYKAVRLTKQKYWGQEASNTFHGRDIFAPVAAHLSSGVDLEQLGEPVEELVTYRWAEPIADKDGLQGWVIHIDKFGNLITNLSASLIKEVIGDKSVKIYVGNTILDEIVNTFGSVLEGEPAAFIGSSGMLEIGINKGDAREMLGVQKGAQISLVLQK